A genomic window from Sebastes fasciatus isolate fSebFas1 chromosome 7, fSebFas1.pri, whole genome shotgun sequence includes:
- the LOC141770533 gene encoding ovostatin homolog 2 — protein sequence MGRPGLQMWTWTLCVFFSWMCVGEAVTGPQYMVAIPAVLEAGAETKFCASLLHPNETLVMTVTLMSQEVNTTLLKQSSSEDFHACLQFQVPLVKNGAVHNFEVEVKGDTFYSKEVRKVQINVYQPMTFVQTDKPIYLPGQTGNHELMIYDVVHNMVPCCL from the exons ATGGGTCGTCCTGGGCTTCAGATGTGGACATGGACCCTGTGTGTCTTCTTCAGCTGGATGTGTGTGGGGGAAGCAGTGACAGGACC GCAGTACATGGTAGCCATTCCTGCGGTTCTTGAAGCCGGAGCTGAGACCAAATTCTGTGCGAGTCTCCTGCATCCCAACGAGACTCTGGTCATGACCGTCACTCTGATGTCCCAAGAGGTGAATACAACCCTCCTCAAGCAGTCGTCCAGTGAAGACTTCCATGCCTGCCTTCAGTTTCAG GTTCCGTTAGTGAAGAATGGAGCAGTGCATAATTTCGAGGTGGAGGTAAAAGGCGACACATTTTACTCAAAAGAAGTCAGGAAAGTCCAGATCAATGTCTATCAACCAATGACATTCGTCCAAACAGATAAACCAATCTACCTCCCTGGACAAACAGGTAACCACGAACTGATGATCTATGATGTTGTGCACAATATGGTACCATGCTGTTTATAG